In one window of Microplitis demolitor isolate Queensland-Clemson2020A chromosome 4, iyMicDemo2.1a, whole genome shotgun sequence DNA:
- the LOC103577991 gene encoding UPF0746 protein DDB_G0281095, which produces MARVCTVKSCPSGRKRKKVVKETSCPVSFFQAKTPARLRHWSKSLGIALKASDYICQFHFKEKDINMYTKIVIGNEIHLHSLARKQISEEAVPTIEHQLQLNPEHQKQEQQQLEQEQQLEQKQQQSEQEQQLEQEQQQSEQEQQLEQDQEQLEQEQQLLEQEQDQLEQQQLEQDQEQLEQEQHLLEQEQEQLEQEQHLLEQEQEQLEQEQQLEQEQQQLEQDQEQLEQEQHLLEQEQLIQEQQQLEQEQQQSEQEQIPEIMEPISSLMEKFSILPQYWSYAEKSNTIEFFRFDPVQMRIQNHIAWNEDLSISVIFPNNKKLSLVDRLCSLDEIYDYLKSVEKWPLCVGSLIERQRYSNECKRVIIGDEAYQRNQMSPRCKSCRVLRRRLQNSNKIYRKKENYVQPNIKF; this is translated from the exons ATGGCGAGAGTTTGCACTGTGAAAAGTTGCCCAAGTGGCCGGAAACGTAAAAAAGTAGTGAAAGAAACATCTTGTCCTGTGTCTTTTTTTCAAGCAAAA ACCCCAGCCAGGTTACGACATTGGTCCAAATCTTTGGGTATAGCGTTGAAAGCATCCGATTACATTTGTCAATTTCACTTTAAggaaaaagatataaatatgtatactaAGATTGTCATTGGAAATGAAATCCATTTACATTCTTTAGCCAGAAAACAAATTTCAGAAGAAGCTGTGCCGACGATTGAACATCAGTTGCAGCTCAATCCTGAACATCAGAAACAAGAACAACAGCAACTAGAACAAGAACAACAACTAGAACAAAAACAACAGCAATCAGAACAAGAACAACAACTAGAACAAGAACAACAGCAATCAGAACAAGAGCAACAATTAGAACAAGACCAAGAGCAGCTAGAACAAGAACAACAGCTCCTAGAACAAGAGCAAGACCAACTAGAACAACAGCAATTGGAACAAGATCAAGAGCAGCTAGAACAAGAACAACATTTACTAGAACAAGAACAAGAGCAGCTAGAACAAGAACAACATTTACTAGAACAAGAACAAGAGCAGCTAGAACAAGAACAACAATTAGAACAAGAACAACAGCAATTGGAACAAGATCAAGAGCAGCTAGAACAAGAACAACATTTACTAGAACAAGAGCAGCTTATACAAGAACAACAGCAACTAGAACAAGAACAACAGCAATCAGAACAAGAACAAATACCAGAAATTATGGAGCCAATTTCATCTTTAATGGAAAAGTTTTCCATATTACCCCAGTATTGGTCATACGCTGAGAAATCCAACACAATAGAATTTTTCAGGTTTGATCCTGTGCAAATGCGGATTCAAAATCATATAGCTTGGAATGAGGATCTTTCTATTTCG GTAATTTtcccaaataataaaaagctaAGTTTAGTTGATAGACTATGTTCGCTAGATGAAATCTATGACTACTTAAAATCTGTCGAAAAATGGCCATTATGTGTTGGCTCACTAATCGAGAGACAAAG GTATTCAAATGAATGCAAACGAGTAATCATTGGCGATGAAGCTTATCAAAGGAATCAAATGAGTCCTAGGTGTAAATCTTGTCGGGTTCTCCGTAGACGATTACAGAATTCcaacaaaatttatagaaaaaaagaaaattatgtacaacctaacattaaattttaa
- the LOC103577674 gene encoding uncharacterized protein LOC103577674 isoform X2 translates to MSTMVELTSFSTLGKIQPFLVTISTTAALIVDLHCHLTDKEVCGYLGGHWDINAHNLAITSAFPCRYAGKDKTAAGMVEAEIARAMEWQRVTLVGWYHSHPRSHASPSLRDVDYQLDYQIKMKGPSDNGYTPCVGLICSPYNADGNCYESNFNIFWSMPPPENRPHEYPRPMLLSYTISQELFLSQDALDEIKKCIEYYRSEGGINFKMNFNSNTTYLERLRNSLASKLPGRNRGNDTGYWEVIKKMILPDSPIEARSDAFITVQFPPLGMSESLTQTTSGLNTNNVFLAPVAFKPDNNIMTPLQKFDSQPSTSSRDCKKEIIDDTIKDNRLYTKIEKSDITPTFRSGELTVSVKTVNKMEFEPTSLDFSKLTSPLSIEALNKMRSSLSSDFSLPDLSQQMTPLPDLSKLANFSPADLAKLSAFPLNELTKVSSNMYNRNIANLFNPINKNSSLNSTKDVIDRKNEYTQNESIPLSCFNLDSCRVDNLADRKKPLEPTNDGIKSKRPTNFSVADELSISSVRPDFGAMLDMSMMHGKIHQASAINDSSESLNLSKDRS, encoded by the exons ATGAGTACCATGGTGGAGCTTACGTCATTCAGCACCCTCGGGAAAATTCAACCGTTTTTAGTAACAATTTCTACTACTGCCGCTTTAATTGTAGACTTACATTGTCATCTCACTGACAAAGAAGTTTGCGGTTATCTAGGTGGACATTGGGATATAAATGCTCATA ATTTGGCAATTACAAGCGCATTTCCTTGCCGATATGCTGGAAAAGATAAAACAGCTGCTGGAATGGTTGAAGCCGAAATAGCAAGGGCTATGGAATGGCAACGAGTAACTTTAGTAGGATGGTATCACTCTCATCCTCGGTCTCATGCATCACCATCGTTGAGAGATGTCGATTATCAGCTTgactatcaaataaaaatgaaaggaCCTAGTGATAATGGATATACTCCTTGTGTAGGCTTGATTTGTT CACCATACAATGCTGATGGCAATTGCTATgagtcaaattttaatatcttctGGTCAATGCCACCACCTGAAAATCGACCCCATGAGTATCCTCGTCCAATGCTTCTCAGTTATACAATATCacaagaattatttttgtcacAAGATGCACTcgacgaaattaaaaaatgcatcgAATATTATAGAAGTGAAGGAggtattaactttaaaatgaACTTCAACAGCAACACAACATATTTGGAAAGATTACGAAATTCCCTTGCATCAAAATTACCAGGACGTAATCGAGGAAATGATACTGGGTACTGggaagtaattaaaaaaatgattcttccAGATTCACCAATCGAAGCTAGATCAGATGCTTTTATTACCGTACAATTCCCACCTCTCGGCATGTCTGAATCATTAACTCAGACTACGTCTGGATTAAATACCAATAATGTTTTCCTTGCTCCCGTAGCTTTTAAGCCAGACAACAATATCATGACAcctttacaaaaatttgattctcaGCCATCGACATCTTCTCGGGattgtaaaaaagaaataatcgATGACACAATTAAAGACAATCGGTTGTATactaaaatagaaaaatctgATATTACACCAACTTTTAGATCAGGTGAGCTTACAGTTTCCGTAAAAACTGTTAATAAAATGGAGTTTGAGCCGACGTCActagatttttcaaaacttaCGAGTCCACTCTCTATAGAAGCATTGAATAAGATGCGTTCAAGCTTATCTTCTGATTTTTCTCTTCCTGATTTGTCACAACAAATGACACCACTGCCAGATTTAAGTAAATTAGCAAACTTTTCTCCTGCTGATCTTGCTAAACTATCAGCATTCCCTTTAAACGAGTTGACTAAAGTTTCATCGAACATGTACAATCGAAATATTGCTAACTTATTCAACcctattaacaaaaatagttCTCTTAATTCAACAAAAGATGTAATTGATCGAAAGAATGAATACACACAAAATGAAAGCATTCCACTGTCTTGCTTCAACCTAGACTCATGTAGAGTAGATAACCTAGCAGATCGTAAGAAACCTTTAGAACCTACAAACGATGGGATAAAATCAAAACGTCCTACTAATTTTTCTGTTGCTGATGAGCTTTCAATATCAAGCGTTCGACCGGATTTTGGAGCAATGCTTGACATGTCAATGATGCATGGAAAAATTCATCAAGCCTCAGCAATTAATGACTCAAGTGAATCATTGAATCTTTCTAAAGATCGGTCATAA
- the LOC103577674 gene encoding uncharacterized protein LOC103577674 isoform X1 → MDLVSNTNNEKQEPQLSNSVLIVRVPVKHTNLGIRSHAMDMSTMVELTSFSTLGKIQPFLVTISTTAALIVDLHCHLTDKEVCGYLGGHWDINAHNLAITSAFPCRYAGKDKTAAGMVEAEIARAMEWQRVTLVGWYHSHPRSHASPSLRDVDYQLDYQIKMKGPSDNGYTPCVGLICSPYNADGNCYESNFNIFWSMPPPENRPHEYPRPMLLSYTISQELFLSQDALDEIKKCIEYYRSEGGINFKMNFNSNTTYLERLRNSLASKLPGRNRGNDTGYWEVIKKMILPDSPIEARSDAFITVQFPPLGMSESLTQTTSGLNTNNVFLAPVAFKPDNNIMTPLQKFDSQPSTSSRDCKKEIIDDTIKDNRLYTKIEKSDITPTFRSGELTVSVKTVNKMEFEPTSLDFSKLTSPLSIEALNKMRSSLSSDFSLPDLSQQMTPLPDLSKLANFSPADLAKLSAFPLNELTKVSSNMYNRNIANLFNPINKNSSLNSTKDVIDRKNEYTQNESIPLSCFNLDSCRVDNLADRKKPLEPTNDGIKSKRPTNFSVADELSISSVRPDFGAMLDMSMMHGKIHQASAINDSSESLNLSKDRS, encoded by the exons ATGGATTTAGTGAGCAACACAAACAATGAAAAACAGGAACCCCAACTGTCTAATTCtgttttaattgtaagagttCCTGTCAAACATACAAATTTAGGAATCAGAAGTCACGCAAT GGATATGAGTACCATGGTGGAGCTTACGTCATTCAGCACCCTCGGGAAAATTCAACCGTTTTTAGTAACAATTTCTACTACTGCCGCTTTAATTGTAGACTTACATTGTCATCTCACTGACAAAGAAGTTTGCGGTTATCTAGGTGGACATTGGGATATAAATGCTCATA ATTTGGCAATTACAAGCGCATTTCCTTGCCGATATGCTGGAAAAGATAAAACAGCTGCTGGAATGGTTGAAGCCGAAATAGCAAGGGCTATGGAATGGCAACGAGTAACTTTAGTAGGATGGTATCACTCTCATCCTCGGTCTCATGCATCACCATCGTTGAGAGATGTCGATTATCAGCTTgactatcaaataaaaatgaaaggaCCTAGTGATAATGGATATACTCCTTGTGTAGGCTTGATTTGTT CACCATACAATGCTGATGGCAATTGCTATgagtcaaattttaatatcttctGGTCAATGCCACCACCTGAAAATCGACCCCATGAGTATCCTCGTCCAATGCTTCTCAGTTATACAATATCacaagaattatttttgtcacAAGATGCACTcgacgaaattaaaaaatgcatcgAATATTATAGAAGTGAAGGAggtattaactttaaaatgaACTTCAACAGCAACACAACATATTTGGAAAGATTACGAAATTCCCTTGCATCAAAATTACCAGGACGTAATCGAGGAAATGATACTGGGTACTGggaagtaattaaaaaaatgattcttccAGATTCACCAATCGAAGCTAGATCAGATGCTTTTATTACCGTACAATTCCCACCTCTCGGCATGTCTGAATCATTAACTCAGACTACGTCTGGATTAAATACCAATAATGTTTTCCTTGCTCCCGTAGCTTTTAAGCCAGACAACAATATCATGACAcctttacaaaaatttgattctcaGCCATCGACATCTTCTCGGGattgtaaaaaagaaataatcgATGACACAATTAAAGACAATCGGTTGTATactaaaatagaaaaatctgATATTACACCAACTTTTAGATCAGGTGAGCTTACAGTTTCCGTAAAAACTGTTAATAAAATGGAGTTTGAGCCGACGTCActagatttttcaaaacttaCGAGTCCACTCTCTATAGAAGCATTGAATAAGATGCGTTCAAGCTTATCTTCTGATTTTTCTCTTCCTGATTTGTCACAACAAATGACACCACTGCCAGATTTAAGTAAATTAGCAAACTTTTCTCCTGCTGATCTTGCTAAACTATCAGCATTCCCTTTAAACGAGTTGACTAAAGTTTCATCGAACATGTACAATCGAAATATTGCTAACTTATTCAACcctattaacaaaaatagttCTCTTAATTCAACAAAAGATGTAATTGATCGAAAGAATGAATACACACAAAATGAAAGCATTCCACTGTCTTGCTTCAACCTAGACTCATGTAGAGTAGATAACCTAGCAGATCGTAAGAAACCTTTAGAACCTACAAACGATGGGATAAAATCAAAACGTCCTACTAATTTTTCTGTTGCTGATGAGCTTTCAATATCAAGCGTTCGACCGGATTTTGGAGCAATGCTTGACATGTCAATGATGCATGGAAAAATTCATCAAGCCTCAGCAATTAATGACTCAAGTGAATCATTGAATCTTTCTAAAGATCGGTCATAA